In a single window of the Lineus longissimus chromosome 4, tnLinLong1.2, whole genome shotgun sequence genome:
- the LOC135486463 gene encoding ethanolamine kinase 1-like, with amino-acid sequence MAAIPELDIVVDQKNYEKGLRDVLKVVRPTWKSEDIKFKYLTQGYSNHMLACFIDEDNKDDDWIVARIFGTDLDFGQQRDVEVKNSKLFAEREIGPTVYCVFKNGLLFQFIKGKTFFWTDLSAFRDIKLCKAIAREMAKVHCKKTYKQAVEKYNIDKAKNIEVILEELVVKPWPECIIDEETTKWYNSKVPSMEERQKEMKMLMELLRVKSIPKALCHGDCNPTNVIYDEENDKATLVDYEGAGISMPILDIAGFLGSAAYGFSPDPEGLDYTPEFKREFMMEYFREKNKLDGEPEEVDERVLSTYLTMLEIADIGFNYFWHMMATLLATAPTSHGDNSFFLKVGVSRLEYYYKHRERMLAMPIPE; translated from the exons ATGGCTGCTATACCAGAATTGGATATTGTTGTAGACCAGAAGAATTATGAGAAAGGACTTCGAGATGTCTTGAAAGTTGTCCGACCAACTTGGAAAAGCGAAGACATCAAGTTTAAG TACCTCACCCAAGGCTACTCGAACCACATGCTGGCTTGCTTCATCGACGAAGACAACAAGGACGATGACTGGATAGTGGCAAGAATCTTCGGCACCGACCTAGATTTCGGGCAGCAGAGAGATGTCGAAGTCAAGAACTCCAAGCTTTTCGCGGAGCGGGAGATAGGTCCCACTGTTTATTGCGTCTTCAAAAACGGGCTATTGTTCCAGTTCATCAAAGGAAAGACATTTTTCTGGACTGATTTGTCCGCGTTCCGAGATATCAAGTTGTGCAA GGCAATTGCTCGGGAGATGGCCAAGGTTCACTGCAAGAAGACTTACAAGCAAGCCGTAGAGAAGTACAATATCGACAAAGCTAAAAATATTGAAGTCATTCTCGAAGAACTGGTGGTGAAGCCTTGGCCTGAGTGTATCATTGATGAGGAGACCACGAAATG GTATAACAGTAAAGTGCCCTCTATGGAAGAGCgtcaaaaagaaatgaaaatgttgatggagCTCTTAAGAGTAAAAAGTATCCCAAAGGCGCTTTGTCACGGCGATTGTAACCCAACTAACGTCATTTACGATGAAGAGAATG ACAAAGCTACATTGGTCGACTATGAAGGTGCTGGTATCAGTATGCCAATTTTGGATATCGCTGGTTTCTTAGGGTCCGCAGCCTACG GTTTTTCCCCAGACCCTGAGGGGTTGGACTATACCCCAGAGTTTAAGAGAGAGTTCATGATGGAATATTTCAGAGAAAAGAATAAACTTGACGGGGAGCCGGAGGAGGTGGACGAACGAGTGTTGTCGACATACTTAACGATGTTGGAAATTGCTGATATT GGCTTCAACTATTTCTGGCATATGATGGCTACTTTGTTGGCAACGGCACCAACAAGCCATGGAGACAACTCGTTCTTTCTAAA aGTTGGTGTGTCAAGACTTGAGTACTATTACAAACACAGGGAACGAATGTTGGCCATGCCAATCCCAGAGTAG
- the LOC135487175 gene encoding CAP-Gly domain-containing linker protein 3-like isoform X2 has translation MRYQLSSGNVLVMSNVDMEKYDVYFSEGKWHERINGYANEMTLTDEETDPVNDAVDDASNSSGGSAEVSVKSREKPFIHLAVDPPLCHTCQKLDLTFFDPSCPGCSGILANTEQTGIPEIFAILRQWTPQSQQNIETLIKEILQRGANPNDRDGLTDMTLLHFAAKAGAHGMGDATAACKAVNLLISSGADVFIRCRWTNMSALHYAAYFDCPAVIRVLLKASRGIDIDCTCSEFDHGAALHIAASNLAFEAAKCLIQNGANVCIKDDHGRTPYDVLPDSGHPDTNSESGRLALKMKKMLSEAEPATPKKQPANYDLVPGKVTLRALGIELGERVVVGGAKHGTLRYCGPTEFAAGIWAGVELDDPVGKNDGTVGNISYFACPLKYGIFAPMSKLTREGMRPLGSPSKSSPGVSPVRQHQRVDVSHVGAKVDTGLNHGRTSSYGSELGTDLELGDRVVVAGQRKGIIKYIGETKFSPGTWYGIELDHAVGRNNGTVNGVHYFTCQPKHGVFAPPSRVKPWLASILGSNESLDTYSQSLDQEQQLQQPKDHRLSGGFKNASGSLTSLQSSPSRASTATSSRPQSTGNMQRRHGRQAQPDFSGDLKLRENLSVFCNGELGVIKYIGPTDFAEGVWVGVELRVPKGKNDGSVQGTRYFTCKPDHGLLVRPSKVTCRGINGAKLLGDVTQYLER, from the exons AATAAATggttatgcaaatgagatgacaCTAACAGACGAGGAGACAGATCCTGTCAATGACGCCGTCGATGATGCATCCAATTCCAGTGGAGGCTCGGCCGAAGTTAGCGTCAAATCTCGAGAAAAGCCTTTCATCCATTTAGCCGTTGATCCACCATTATGCCACACCTGCCAAAAGTTGGATCTAACATTCTTTGACCCTAGCTGTCCAGGATGTTCCGGTATCTTAGCCAATACAGAACAAACTGGGATTCCAGAAATCTTTGCGATTTTGCGCCAATGGACACCACAGTCGCAGCAAAATATAGAGACATTGATAAAGGAG ATCCTACAGCGAGGGGCAAATCCAAACGATCGGGATGGTCTCACAGACATGACACTGCTTCACTTTGCTGCGAAAGCTGGAGCCCACGGAATGGGAGATGCCACGGCAGCCTGCAAGGCAGTGAATCTCCTTATCTCGTCAGGCGCTGATGTCTTCATCAGATGTCGATGGACGAATATGTCCGCACTTCATTATGCTGCTTATTTTGACTGCCCAGCTGTGATCCGTGTTCTTTTGAAAGCTTCCAGGGGTATAG ATATTGATTGCACATGCTCTGAGTTTGACCACGGTGCAGCCCTCCATATTGCTGCTTCCAACCTGGCCTTTGAAGCTGCTAAGTGCCTGATACAGAATGGTGCCAATGTGTGTATCAAGGATGATCACGGGAGGACACCATATG ATGTCCTTCCAGATTCAGGTCATCCTGATACTAATTCCGAATCGGGTCGTCTCGCtcttaaaatgaagaaaatgttgtcgGAAGCTGAGCCAGCCACGCCCAAGAAACAGCCAGCCAATTATGACCTTGTACCTGGCAAGGTGACTCTGCGAGCCCTGGGGATAGAACTGGGGGAGAGGGTTGTTGTTGGGGGAGCAAAG CATGGCACTCTCAGATACTGTGGTCCGACCGAATTTGCAGCTGGAATCTGGGCCGGAGTTGAGCTTGATGATCCTGTGGGGAAGAATGATGGCACAGTTGGCAATATATCATACTTTGCATGCCCTCTCAAATATG GCATTTTTGCACCGATGAGTAAGCTGACCAGGGAGGGAATGCGGCCGTTGGGAAGTCCATCAAAGTCCAGTCCAGGTGTCTCACCAGTTCGTCAACATCAGCGGGTGGATGTGTCGCATGTCGGTGCCAAGGTTGACACAG GTCTCAATCATGGTAGGACGTCTTCCTATGGGTCCGAGTTGGGAACAGACCTCGAGCTTGGTGATCGTGTGGTGGTTGCTGGTCAGAGGAAAGGAATCATCAAATACATTGGAGAAACAAAATTCTCACCTG GGACTTGGTATGGGATTGAGCTGGACCACGCTGTTGGAAGAAATAATGGGACAGTGAATGGTGTCCATTATTTCACGTGTCAACCAAAACATGGTGTTTTTGCACCACCATCGAGGGTTAAACC TTGGCTTGCCAGCATATTAGGTTCAAATGAATCACTTGACACCTACAGCCAGAGCCTGGACCAAGAACAGCAGCTTCAACAACCAAAAGACCATAGATTATCAG GAGGATTTAAAAATGCATCGGGTAGTCTGACCAGCCTTCAATCATCACCCAGCAGAGCATCTACTGCAACCAGTAGTCG GCCACAGAGTACAGGAAACATGCAGAGACGACATGGAAGGCAGGCACAACCTGACTTTTCAGGTGATCTGAAGTTGAGGGAGAATCTCAGTGTTTTCTGTAATGGAGAGCTTG GTGTCATCAAGTACATAGGACCTACAGATTTTGCCGAGGGAGTTTGGGTCGGTGTTGAACTGAGGGTACCAAAGGGTAAAAACGATGGAAGCGTCCAAGGCACGCGATACTTCACATGTAAACCAGATCATGGGTTACTTGTAAGACCAAGTAAGGTCACCTGCCGAGGCATTAATGGAGCAAAACTTTTGGGCGATGTTACCCAGTATCTGGAACGATGA
- the LOC135487175 gene encoding CAP-Gly domain-containing linker protein 4-like isoform X3, which produces MTLTDEETDPVNDAVDDASNSSGGSAEVSVKSREKPFIHLAVDPPLCHTCQKLDLTFFDPSCPGCSGILANTEQTGIPEIFAILRQWTPQSQQNIETLIKEILQRGANPNDRDGLTDMTLLHFAAKAGAHGMGDATAACKAVNLLISSGADVFIRCRWTNMSALHYAAYFDCPAVIRVLLKASRGIDIDCTCSEFDHGAALHIAASNLAFEAAKCLIQNGANVCIKDDHGRTPYDVLPDSGHPDTNSESGRLALKMKKMLSEAEPATPKKQPANYDLVPGKVTLRALGIELGERVVVGGAKHGTLRYCGPTEFAAGIWAGVELDDPVGKNDGTVGNISYFACPLKYGIFAPMSKLTREGMRPLGSPSKSSPGVSPVRQHQRVDVSHVGAKVDTGLNHGRTSSYGSELGTDLELGDRVVVAGQRKGIIKYIGETKFSPGTWYGIELDHAVGRNNGTVNGVHYFTCQPKHGVFAPPSRVKPWLASILGSNESLDTYSQSLDQEQQLQQPKDHRLSAKWDSSPKTRGFKNASGSLTSLQSSPSRASTATSSRPQSTGNMQRRHGRQAQPDFSGDLKLRENLSVFCNGELGVIKYIGPTDFAEGVWVGVELRVPKGKNDGSVQGTRYFTCKPDHGLLVRPSKVTCRGINGAKLLGDVTQYLER; this is translated from the exons atgacaCTAACAGACGAGGAGACAGATCCTGTCAATGACGCCGTCGATGATGCATCCAATTCCAGTGGAGGCTCGGCCGAAGTTAGCGTCAAATCTCGAGAAAAGCCTTTCATCCATTTAGCCGTTGATCCACCATTATGCCACACCTGCCAAAAGTTGGATCTAACATTCTTTGACCCTAGCTGTCCAGGATGTTCCGGTATCTTAGCCAATACAGAACAAACTGGGATTCCAGAAATCTTTGCGATTTTGCGCCAATGGACACCACAGTCGCAGCAAAATATAGAGACATTGATAAAGGAG ATCCTACAGCGAGGGGCAAATCCAAACGATCGGGATGGTCTCACAGACATGACACTGCTTCACTTTGCTGCGAAAGCTGGAGCCCACGGAATGGGAGATGCCACGGCAGCCTGCAAGGCAGTGAATCTCCTTATCTCGTCAGGCGCTGATGTCTTCATCAGATGTCGATGGACGAATATGTCCGCACTTCATTATGCTGCTTATTTTGACTGCCCAGCTGTGATCCGTGTTCTTTTGAAAGCTTCCAGGGGTATAG ATATTGATTGCACATGCTCTGAGTTTGACCACGGTGCAGCCCTCCATATTGCTGCTTCCAACCTGGCCTTTGAAGCTGCTAAGTGCCTGATACAGAATGGTGCCAATGTGTGTATCAAGGATGATCACGGGAGGACACCATATG ATGTCCTTCCAGATTCAGGTCATCCTGATACTAATTCCGAATCGGGTCGTCTCGCtcttaaaatgaagaaaatgttgtcgGAAGCTGAGCCAGCCACGCCCAAGAAACAGCCAGCCAATTATGACCTTGTACCTGGCAAGGTGACTCTGCGAGCCCTGGGGATAGAACTGGGGGAGAGGGTTGTTGTTGGGGGAGCAAAG CATGGCACTCTCAGATACTGTGGTCCGACCGAATTTGCAGCTGGAATCTGGGCCGGAGTTGAGCTTGATGATCCTGTGGGGAAGAATGATGGCACAGTTGGCAATATATCATACTTTGCATGCCCTCTCAAATATG GCATTTTTGCACCGATGAGTAAGCTGACCAGGGAGGGAATGCGGCCGTTGGGAAGTCCATCAAAGTCCAGTCCAGGTGTCTCACCAGTTCGTCAACATCAGCGGGTGGATGTGTCGCATGTCGGTGCCAAGGTTGACACAG GTCTCAATCATGGTAGGACGTCTTCCTATGGGTCCGAGTTGGGAACAGACCTCGAGCTTGGTGATCGTGTGGTGGTTGCTGGTCAGAGGAAAGGAATCATCAAATACATTGGAGAAACAAAATTCTCACCTG GGACTTGGTATGGGATTGAGCTGGACCACGCTGTTGGAAGAAATAATGGGACAGTGAATGGTGTCCATTATTTCACGTGTCAACCAAAACATGGTGTTTTTGCACCACCATCGAGGGTTAAACC TTGGCTTGCCAGCATATTAGGTTCAAATGAATCACTTGACACCTACAGCCAGAGCCTGGACCAAGAACAGCAGCTTCAACAACCAAAAGACCATAGATTATCAG CAAAGTGGGATTCGTCCCCCAAGACGC GAGGATTTAAAAATGCATCGGGTAGTCTGACCAGCCTTCAATCATCACCCAGCAGAGCATCTACTGCAACCAGTAGTCG GCCACAGAGTACAGGAAACATGCAGAGACGACATGGAAGGCAGGCACAACCTGACTTTTCAGGTGATCTGAAGTTGAGGGAGAATCTCAGTGTTTTCTGTAATGGAGAGCTTG GTGTCATCAAGTACATAGGACCTACAGATTTTGCCGAGGGAGTTTGGGTCGGTGTTGAACTGAGGGTACCAAAGGGTAAAAACGATGGAAGCGTCCAAGGCACGCGATACTTCACATGTAAACCAGATCATGGGTTACTTGTAAGACCAAGTAAGGTCACCTGCCGAGGCATTAATGGAGCAAAACTTTTGGGCGATGTTACCCAGTATCTGGAACGATGA
- the LOC135487175 gene encoding CAP-Gly domain-containing linker protein 4-like isoform X1, which yields MRYQLSSGNVLVMSNVDMEKYDVYFSEGKWHERINGYANEMTLTDEETDPVNDAVDDASNSSGGSAEVSVKSREKPFIHLAVDPPLCHTCQKLDLTFFDPSCPGCSGILANTEQTGIPEIFAILRQWTPQSQQNIETLIKEILQRGANPNDRDGLTDMTLLHFAAKAGAHGMGDATAACKAVNLLISSGADVFIRCRWTNMSALHYAAYFDCPAVIRVLLKASRGIDIDCTCSEFDHGAALHIAASNLAFEAAKCLIQNGANVCIKDDHGRTPYDVLPDSGHPDTNSESGRLALKMKKMLSEAEPATPKKQPANYDLVPGKVTLRALGIELGERVVVGGAKHGTLRYCGPTEFAAGIWAGVELDDPVGKNDGTVGNISYFACPLKYGIFAPMSKLTREGMRPLGSPSKSSPGVSPVRQHQRVDVSHVGAKVDTGLNHGRTSSYGSELGTDLELGDRVVVAGQRKGIIKYIGETKFSPGTWYGIELDHAVGRNNGTVNGVHYFTCQPKHGVFAPPSRVKPWLASILGSNESLDTYSQSLDQEQQLQQPKDHRLSAKWDSSPKTRGFKNASGSLTSLQSSPSRASTATSSRPQSTGNMQRRHGRQAQPDFSGDLKLRENLSVFCNGELGVIKYIGPTDFAEGVWVGVELRVPKGKNDGSVQGTRYFTCKPDHGLLVRPSKVTCRGINGAKLLGDVTQYLER from the exons AATAAATggttatgcaaatgagatgacaCTAACAGACGAGGAGACAGATCCTGTCAATGACGCCGTCGATGATGCATCCAATTCCAGTGGAGGCTCGGCCGAAGTTAGCGTCAAATCTCGAGAAAAGCCTTTCATCCATTTAGCCGTTGATCCACCATTATGCCACACCTGCCAAAAGTTGGATCTAACATTCTTTGACCCTAGCTGTCCAGGATGTTCCGGTATCTTAGCCAATACAGAACAAACTGGGATTCCAGAAATCTTTGCGATTTTGCGCCAATGGACACCACAGTCGCAGCAAAATATAGAGACATTGATAAAGGAG ATCCTACAGCGAGGGGCAAATCCAAACGATCGGGATGGTCTCACAGACATGACACTGCTTCACTTTGCTGCGAAAGCTGGAGCCCACGGAATGGGAGATGCCACGGCAGCCTGCAAGGCAGTGAATCTCCTTATCTCGTCAGGCGCTGATGTCTTCATCAGATGTCGATGGACGAATATGTCCGCACTTCATTATGCTGCTTATTTTGACTGCCCAGCTGTGATCCGTGTTCTTTTGAAAGCTTCCAGGGGTATAG ATATTGATTGCACATGCTCTGAGTTTGACCACGGTGCAGCCCTCCATATTGCTGCTTCCAACCTGGCCTTTGAAGCTGCTAAGTGCCTGATACAGAATGGTGCCAATGTGTGTATCAAGGATGATCACGGGAGGACACCATATG ATGTCCTTCCAGATTCAGGTCATCCTGATACTAATTCCGAATCGGGTCGTCTCGCtcttaaaatgaagaaaatgttgtcgGAAGCTGAGCCAGCCACGCCCAAGAAACAGCCAGCCAATTATGACCTTGTACCTGGCAAGGTGACTCTGCGAGCCCTGGGGATAGAACTGGGGGAGAGGGTTGTTGTTGGGGGAGCAAAG CATGGCACTCTCAGATACTGTGGTCCGACCGAATTTGCAGCTGGAATCTGGGCCGGAGTTGAGCTTGATGATCCTGTGGGGAAGAATGATGGCACAGTTGGCAATATATCATACTTTGCATGCCCTCTCAAATATG GCATTTTTGCACCGATGAGTAAGCTGACCAGGGAGGGAATGCGGCCGTTGGGAAGTCCATCAAAGTCCAGTCCAGGTGTCTCACCAGTTCGTCAACATCAGCGGGTGGATGTGTCGCATGTCGGTGCCAAGGTTGACACAG GTCTCAATCATGGTAGGACGTCTTCCTATGGGTCCGAGTTGGGAACAGACCTCGAGCTTGGTGATCGTGTGGTGGTTGCTGGTCAGAGGAAAGGAATCATCAAATACATTGGAGAAACAAAATTCTCACCTG GGACTTGGTATGGGATTGAGCTGGACCACGCTGTTGGAAGAAATAATGGGACAGTGAATGGTGTCCATTATTTCACGTGTCAACCAAAACATGGTGTTTTTGCACCACCATCGAGGGTTAAACC TTGGCTTGCCAGCATATTAGGTTCAAATGAATCACTTGACACCTACAGCCAGAGCCTGGACCAAGAACAGCAGCTTCAACAACCAAAAGACCATAGATTATCAG CAAAGTGGGATTCGTCCCCCAAGACGC GAGGATTTAAAAATGCATCGGGTAGTCTGACCAGCCTTCAATCATCACCCAGCAGAGCATCTACTGCAACCAGTAGTCG GCCACAGAGTACAGGAAACATGCAGAGACGACATGGAAGGCAGGCACAACCTGACTTTTCAGGTGATCTGAAGTTGAGGGAGAATCTCAGTGTTTTCTGTAATGGAGAGCTTG GTGTCATCAAGTACATAGGACCTACAGATTTTGCCGAGGGAGTTTGGGTCGGTGTTGAACTGAGGGTACCAAAGGGTAAAAACGATGGAAGCGTCCAAGGCACGCGATACTTCACATGTAAACCAGATCATGGGTTACTTGTAAGACCAAGTAAGGTCACCTGCCGAGGCATTAATGGAGCAAAACTTTTGGGCGATGTTACCCAGTATCTGGAACGATGA